The Verrucomicrobiota bacterium genome window below encodes:
- a CDS encoding DUF2325 domain-containing protein, protein MRVTLIGGMDRLARHYLKAAQEVGVDLRIFNRPEAGLAQRIHGSQAVVLFTGKVSHQARDLAMGIAKAHAIPVYQYHSCGVCTLRKCLSCLGGTGMAARS, encoded by the coding sequence ATGCGGGTAACCCTTATTGGTGGCATGGACCGATTGGCGCGACACTATCTGAAAGCGGCGCAGGAGGTGGGTGTTGACTTGCGGATCTTCAACCGTCCTGAGGCCGGGCTTGCCCAGAGGATTCATGGTAGCCAGGCCGTTGTCCTCTTCACGGGCAAGGTTTCCCACCAGGCCCGCGACCTGGCCATGGGGATTGCCAAAGCGCACGCCATTCCCGTTTATCAGTACCACAGTTGCGGTGTCTGCACCCTGCGCAAGTGCCTGAGCTGCTTGGGCGGGACCGGAATGGCCGCGCGCAGCTAA
- a CDS encoding BatD family protein → MSFAASLLLLGAPARSQSQAAHPADPPLNAAMAQLLRQAQGESNVVADAGFDPLVIAMREPAFYRVVVTAEPEAVDLPDPIPIPKDLKLQKSGVGKSFITKGQTAQYQATFNYRIIAHAEGSFTIAPFTVVVGNRRITVPSRTLTVVAPGSPEARRPASLHLEIPEGDCFVGQAIPLKIVVLDPGDSSVLGLVDPKALGDAFLFDRVPGSQRRELRTHNGHSVSALIEEVIAIPIREGRLPMSAQAFVERRPTTDPQSVLLPGFRPFLESGSVEIVVRHLPGGALPGFTGLIGQSMGASPRPATREVHAGDPLVLSVAVRGEGNLGRLIPPGIAHAPGWRVLNTMPDGNSPPTIRQRGSNVFYYTLIPLNPGMTDTPRIPFSYFDPQRTSFVDLTIPAIPVLVLPSAGARTMGQISNATSATSGAPDEHASEGLGRMASRPVHFTAGLVPTQQRTSFWMLQLLLGGVLTGACWWERRRRFLAAHPEIVRFARARGELRRQTRQWRRAAADGDATAFTMAAVAALRTACAPHLQASPEALVCDDVLGVLPCEEREGQSGNLVRQLFTLAEEVTFKGKVPNPKTLWWLQPELEILLAALRRRL, encoded by the coding sequence ATGTCTTTTGCCGCCAGCCTGCTACTGCTGGGTGCCCCGGCCCGCTCGCAAAGCCAAGCCGCTCACCCTGCCGATCCGCCGCTCAATGCTGCCATGGCACAATTGCTGCGGCAGGCGCAAGGGGAGTCAAATGTGGTGGCGGATGCGGGATTTGATCCGCTGGTAATTGCCATGCGCGAACCGGCATTCTATCGCGTGGTGGTCACGGCCGAACCGGAAGCGGTGGACTTGCCGGACCCTATTCCCATTCCGAAGGATCTCAAACTCCAGAAAAGTGGTGTCGGAAAATCGTTTATAACCAAAGGGCAGACCGCTCAATATCAGGCCACGTTCAACTATCGGATCATCGCGCACGCGGAAGGCTCGTTTACCATTGCTCCCTTTACCGTTGTTGTTGGGAACCGGCGGATCACCGTTCCGTCACGGACGCTCACGGTGGTCGCTCCTGGTTCACCCGAGGCCCGACGGCCTGCCTCCTTGCATCTCGAAATTCCAGAGGGCGATTGCTTCGTTGGCCAGGCAATTCCTTTGAAAATCGTGGTGCTGGATCCGGGAGACAGCAGCGTATTAGGTCTGGTGGATCCGAAAGCGTTGGGCGATGCGTTCCTCTTTGATCGAGTTCCGGGTTCTCAGCGACGCGAGTTGCGCACACACAATGGACATAGTGTTTCAGCGCTAATCGAGGAAGTCATCGCCATTCCCATCCGTGAAGGCCGGCTCCCGATGAGTGCCCAGGCTTTTGTGGAACGCCGGCCAACCACCGATCCGCAAAGCGTCCTGCTGCCAGGCTTTCGCCCCTTTTTGGAATCCGGGTCAGTAGAGATTGTGGTCAGGCACCTTCCGGGCGGTGCGCTCCCTGGATTCACTGGATTGATCGGACAGTCTATGGGAGCGTCGCCGAGACCCGCAACTCGTGAAGTCCATGCGGGTGATCCCCTCGTACTATCCGTTGCTGTCCGTGGGGAGGGAAACCTTGGGCGCCTGATTCCGCCCGGTATTGCTCACGCGCCGGGTTGGCGGGTTCTAAACACCATGCCGGATGGCAATTCGCCGCCAACCATCAGGCAGCGTGGCAGCAACGTGTTTTATTACACTTTGATTCCGCTGAATCCTGGAATGACGGACACGCCCAGGATTCCGTTCAGCTACTTCGATCCGCAAAGGACTAGCTTCGTGGATCTGACGATTCCTGCGATCCCAGTTCTGGTGCTGCCGTCCGCCGGAGCACGCACGATGGGACAAATATCGAACGCCACAAGTGCAACCTCTGGCGCACCGGATGAGCACGCGTCGGAGGGCTTGGGAAGAATGGCGAGCCGCCCGGTTCATTTTACAGCCGGGTTGGTGCCGACGCAGCAGCGCACCTCCTTTTGGATGCTCCAACTTCTCCTGGGGGGCGTGCTGACGGGCGCATGCTGGTGGGAACGTCGCCGCCGTTTTCTGGCCGCGCATCCAGAGATTGTCCGTTTTGCCAGGGCCCGTGGCGAACTCCGAAGGCAAACACGGCAATGGCGGCGCGCTGCGGCTGATGGCGATGCGACGGCGTTCACCATGGCGGCGGTGGCGGCGCTACGCACAGCTTGCGCTCCCCATTTGCAGGCCAGTCCGGAAGCGTTGGTGTGCGACGATGTGCTCGGCGTTTTACCGTGCGAAGAGCGGGAGGGTCAGTCAGGCAACCTGGTGCGCCAGTTGTTCACCCTAGCGGAGGAGGTGACTTTCAAGGGCAAAGTACCCAACCCGAAAACGCTGTGGTGGCTTCAACCGGAATTGGAGATATTGCTCGCAGCATTGCGGAGGCGGCTATGA
- a CDS encoding tetratricopeptide repeat protein, giving the protein MIIRCSHFTRGIVILFAVAVWQISASESQHSTNTFERGCAAYEARDFAEAARQFNDELKRKPSAEAWRNLGNAEWQGSHFGEAILAWERALWINPFDADAGASLRHARRTAQLAAAPLRWWERFSTWLPVDAWGWTATVSFWLAVTLAFGLPVFLGWRRSAWTQSLAAVGFGLFLLTIPGMVGVHTRTDLGVVLSSDTPLRLTPTRHAQINTRLAAGEMAGGQSIRGDYIFIHTSSGDSGWIEKSQFRFISKP; this is encoded by the coding sequence ATGATAATCCGTTGCTCACACTTCACCCGTGGTATCGTCATCCTGTTCGCAGTCGCGGTCTGGCAGATTTCTGCTTCTGAATCCCAGCACAGTACCAATACATTTGAAAGAGGTTGCGCGGCTTATGAGGCGCGGGACTTCGCGGAGGCTGCGAGACAGTTTAATGACGAACTCAAACGCAAGCCCTCTGCCGAGGCATGGCGCAATCTCGGAAATGCTGAATGGCAAGGCAGTCATTTCGGAGAAGCAATCCTGGCTTGGGAACGGGCTTTGTGGATCAATCCATTTGATGCGGATGCTGGTGCCAGTCTGCGCCATGCCCGTCGGACGGCGCAACTTGCTGCAGCGCCGCTAAGGTGGTGGGAGAGATTCTCCACTTGGTTGCCGGTGGACGCGTGGGGGTGGACGGCCACGGTTAGTTTCTGGCTGGCGGTTACCTTGGCCTTTGGACTGCCGGTTTTCCTTGGTTGGCGCCGATCAGCTTGGACTCAGTCCCTCGCCGCCGTTGGATTCGGATTGTTCTTGCTGACGATTCCCGGGATGGTGGGTGTTCACACGCGAACCGATCTCGGAGTAGTTTTGTCCTCCGACACGCCATTGCGCCTGACCCCTACGCGTCACGCGCAGATTAACACGCGCCTTGCTGCGGGCGAAATGGCCGGTGGACAGTCTATTCGTGGAGATTACATTTTTATCCACACCAGCTCGGGGGATTCAGGTTGGATCGAAAAATCGCAATTCCGATTTATCTCAAAGCCTTGA
- a CDS encoding EF-hand domain-containing protein, with the protein MNSIEWLEICTNKTTMQLSKTYRMKKLVTFALALLCAVAINAYAGEGKKSQLTDEQKAQEKTLLDKYDKNKDGKIDKEEKAAFSPEDKEAWDKLHPHKKKN; encoded by the coding sequence ATGAACTCGATCGAATGGCTGGAGATCTGCACTAACAAAACAACAATGCAGTTAAGCAAAACATATCGTATGAAGAAACTAGTAACATTCGCGCTGGCGCTTCTTTGCGCCGTAGCCATCAATGCCTATGCTGGCGAAGGCAAGAAGTCCCAGCTCACTGACGAACAGAAGGCACAGGAGAAAACCTTGTTGGACAAATACGACAAGAACAAGGACGGAAAGATTGATAAAGAGGAGAAAGCGGCTTTCAGCCCTGAGGATAAGGAAGCTTGGGACAAACTCCACCCGCACAAAAAGAAAAATTGA